The sequence AACCTAGCTAAGACCAAAATCTCCAATAGCAATCCACTAGAAAACAAATACCAGCATCCATGGCTAAGTCACAGGCATTGGTTCCAGCACTGCTGCTTGTCCTGGTGGTGTCCCTCACCGCGATAGAGGGTGTTCATGGCATCTGTGGCATGTCAAATGATGAATTCAAGTTTTGCCAGCCTGCGGCTGCAGTGGAAAACCCAATAGACAGTCCGTCGGCTGAGTGTTGTGCCGCGCTTGGGAAGGCCAACCTATCGTGCATTTGCCGCTACAAAGGCATCGCCGGCATATGGCTGAGGATGTACCACATCGATGCGGACCGTGCTATGGCGCTGCCCGGCAAGTGCGGCCTCATTGTGCCCAGCAACT comes from Triticum aestivum cultivar Chinese Spring chromosome 5B, IWGSC CS RefSeq v2.1, whole genome shotgun sequence and encodes:
- the LOC123115761 gene encoding putative lipid-transfer protein DIR1 produces the protein MAKSQALVPALLLVLVVSLTAIEGVHGICGMSNDEFKFCQPAAAVENPIDSPSAECCAALGKANLSCICRYKGIAGIWLRMYHIDADRAMALPGKCGLIVPSNCS